The following coding sequences lie in one Miscanthus floridulus cultivar M001 chromosome 9, ASM1932011v1, whole genome shotgun sequence genomic window:
- the LOC136482674 gene encoding probable non-specific lipid-transfer protein 2, which produces MMTKPSAAAARAAVALLFLLAAAVAMTTTTTTEAANPCNPALLTPCAGPALFGGAVPPACCAQLRAQQGCLCGYARSPNYGSYIRSPNAAKLFAACNVAMPRCG; this is translated from the coding sequence ATGATGACGAAGCCGTCTGCAGCCGCGGCGCGCGCCGCCGTGGCCCTCCTGTTCCTGCTGGCCGCCGCGGTGgctatgacgacgacgacgacgacggaggcCGCGAACCCGTGCAACCCGGCGCTGCTGACGCCGTGCGCGGGGCCGGCGCTGTTCGGCGGGGCGGTGCCGCCGGCGTGCTGCGCGCAGCTGCGGGCGCAGCAGGGGTGCCTGTGCGGGTACGCGCGTAGCCCCAACTACGGGAGCTACATCCGCAGCCCCAACGCGGCGAAGCTCTTCGCCGCCTGCAACGTCGCCATGCCGCGCTGcggttag